Proteins from one Panicum virgatum strain AP13 chromosome 7K, P.virgatum_v5, whole genome shotgun sequence genomic window:
- the LOC120642586 gene encoding uncharacterized protein LOC120642586 yields MDHEMELKGCFRRIKNCAVELFSTMEEDLEMDDEDSWDLVGRDIRLKATFLYIDLSRLIASCEGEEHKKALTVLTNRFFYSMDELGDAVESRSLPLTQVRYSDTAGALREVVAVLAPSLHLGPPCDPEE; encoded by the exons ATGGATCATGAGATGGAGCTGAAGGGGTGTTTCCGCCGGATCAAGAACTGCGCGGTCGAACTCTTCTCGACAATGGAGGAGGACCTGGAAATGGACGACGAGGACTCGTGGGACCTTGTTGGGAGGGACATCCGGCTGAAGGCCACCTTCCTGTACATTGACCTCAGCCGCTTGATCGCCTCCTGCGAGGGTGAAGAGCACAAGAAGGCGCTTACCGTCCTCACCAACCGGTTCTTCTACTCCATGGATGAG CTGGGCGACGCGGTGGAGAGCCGGAGCCTCCCCCTGACGCAGGTGCGCTACAGCGACACGGCCGGCGCGCTCCGCGAGGTGGTCGCCGTCCTCGCCCCGTCCCTGCACCTCGGCCCGCCCTGCGACCCGGAGGAATAG